One Rhodococcus sp. P1Y DNA window includes the following coding sequences:
- a CDS encoding MFS transporter has translation MSVDERTQPGGPDPDATPTGLKKVVGASMAGTIVEWYEFFLYGTAATLVFSKIFFAAGTSELDAILAAFVTYAVGFVARPLGGIVFGHYGDKYGRKKLLQFSLVLVGGATFLMGCLPTFDQIGYWAPALLVALRFIQGFAVGGEWGGAVLLVAEHSPNKSRGFWASWPQAGVPAGNLLATVALLVLTTTLSDEAFLSWGWRVAFWLSAVIVFVGYYIRTKVSDAPIFLEAHKQAEVIKAASYGVFEVVKRYPRGVFTAMGLRFGENVMYYLVVTFTITYLKVEVGTDTSTILWWMLVAHAVHFCVIPLVGKLADRVGRRPVYFFGAVTAGTWGFFAYPMFNSGHNAVIMLAIIIGLVFHAFMYATQPAIMAEMFPTRMRYSGVSLGYQVTSIVAGSLAPIIAVWLLNRFDSAIPIAWYLAASCAITLVAVIAARETKGLALESIDIADAKNLATEAELLKAGLLDQDVKR, from the coding sequence ATGAGCGTGGACGAACGCACACAGCCGGGAGGTCCGGACCCGGACGCGACTCCGACCGGATTGAAGAAGGTCGTCGGTGCGTCGATGGCAGGCACCATCGTCGAGTGGTACGAGTTCTTCCTCTACGGGACCGCAGCCACGCTGGTGTTCTCCAAGATCTTCTTCGCTGCGGGAACCAGCGAACTCGACGCCATCCTCGCCGCGTTCGTGACCTACGCGGTCGGCTTCGTCGCGCGGCCGCTCGGCGGCATCGTGTTCGGGCACTACGGCGACAAGTACGGCCGAAAGAAGTTGCTGCAGTTCAGCCTCGTCCTCGTCGGCGGCGCGACTTTCCTGATGGGCTGTCTGCCGACGTTCGACCAGATCGGGTATTGGGCGCCCGCTCTGCTTGTTGCCCTCCGATTCATCCAGGGCTTCGCGGTCGGTGGCGAATGGGGAGGCGCGGTTCTCCTTGTCGCAGAACATAGTCCGAACAAGAGCCGCGGATTCTGGGCCAGCTGGCCGCAGGCCGGTGTGCCCGCCGGAAACCTCCTGGCTACCGTCGCGCTGCTCGTTCTCACCACCACCCTGTCCGACGAGGCTTTCCTCAGCTGGGGCTGGCGCGTCGCCTTCTGGCTCTCCGCGGTCATCGTCTTCGTCGGTTACTACATCCGCACCAAGGTGTCCGATGCTCCGATCTTCCTCGAGGCGCACAAGCAAGCCGAGGTCATCAAGGCGGCGTCGTACGGCGTCTTCGAGGTCGTCAAGCGTTATCCCCGTGGCGTTTTCACAGCTATGGGCCTGCGTTTCGGTGAGAACGTCATGTACTACCTCGTCGTCACGTTCACCATCACCTACCTCAAGGTCGAGGTCGGTACCGACACCTCGACCATCCTGTGGTGGATGCTTGTGGCGCACGCCGTGCACTTCTGCGTGATTCCACTGGTGGGCAAGCTCGCCGATCGGGTCGGCCGACGTCCGGTCTACTTCTTCGGTGCCGTGACGGCAGGTACGTGGGGATTCTTCGCGTACCCGATGTTCAACAGCGGACACAACGCTGTGATCATGCTCGCCATCATCATCGGTCTGGTGTTCCACGCGTTCATGTATGCGACGCAGCCGGCGATCATGGCCGAGATGTTCCCGACGCGTATGCGCTACTCCGGTGTGTCCCTCGGGTATCAGGTCACGTCGATCGTTGCGGGTTCGCTGGCGCCGATCATCGCGGTCTGGCTGCTGAACCGCTTCGATTCGGCGATCCCGATCGCGTGGTACCTGGCTGCGTCGTGCGCGATCACATTGGTTGCCGTCATCGCCGCTCGTGAAACCAAGGGCCTGGCATTGGAATCCATCGACATCGCCGACGCGAAGAACCTCGCTACCGAGGCAGAGTTGTTGAAGGCAGGCCTGCTCGATCAGGATGTGAAGCGATGA
- a CDS encoding queuosine precursor transporter, which produces MNHVTAQNDDEKPGAVAQFAHVSRGYYPTIVALFAATLIISNVTASKGVAFFGDSDLFLGPFQVLPINTDGAFFLFPLAYILGDVLSEVYGFKATRRAIYLGFGSIILAAVCFWITIELPSASFYENQESLETVVGVVPRLVIAGLAGYFVGQMLNSLVLVAIKERTKEKHLWARLIGSTIVGEFFDTLIFCSIAAGVIGISTWEDFINYVIVGFIWKTLVEILVMPITYRVISYIKKREPSYQESVGV; this is translated from the coding sequence ATAAACCACGTGACAGCTCAGAATGACGACGAAAAACCCGGTGCCGTGGCGCAGTTCGCGCACGTCAGCCGTGGCTACTATCCCACCATCGTGGCCCTGTTCGCGGCGACGCTGATCATCTCCAACGTGACCGCCAGTAAGGGCGTTGCGTTCTTCGGTGACAGCGACCTGTTCCTCGGCCCGTTCCAGGTCTTGCCGATCAACACCGACGGCGCATTCTTCCTCTTCCCCCTTGCCTACATCCTCGGCGACGTCCTGAGCGAGGTGTACGGCTTCAAGGCGACGCGACGCGCGATCTATCTCGGCTTCGGCTCGATCATCCTCGCGGCAGTGTGCTTCTGGATCACCATCGAACTGCCATCGGCCAGCTTCTACGAGAACCAGGAATCTCTCGAGACCGTCGTCGGGGTTGTTCCGCGCCTGGTTATTGCTGGTCTCGCTGGGTACTTCGTCGGGCAGATGCTCAACTCGCTCGTGTTGGTCGCCATCAAGGAGCGAACCAAGGAGAAGCACCTCTGGGCGCGACTGATCGGCTCGACCATCGTCGGTGAATTCTTCGACACGCTGATCTTCTGCTCCATCGCCGCCGGAGTCATCGGCATATCGACGTGGGAAGACTTCATCAACTACGTCATCGTCGGGTTCATCTGGAAGACGCTGGTCGAAATCCTCGTCATGCCCATCACCTACCGAGTCATCTCGTACATCAAGAAGCGTGAGCCCAGCTATCAGGAGTCCGTCGGGGTGTAA
- the tgt gene encoding tRNA guanosine(34) transglycosylase Tgt encodes MSAPNDPFFSIDTRLEDRLGRTGTIHTPHGDIATPAFIAVGTKATVKAVLPEAMKELGAQAVLANAYHLYLQPGPDIVDEAGGLGAFMNWDGPTFTDSGGFQVMSLGVGFKKVISMDVTRVESDDVIAAGKERLAHVDDDGVTFKSHLDGSKHRFTPEVSMQIQHQLGADIMFAFDELTTLMNTRGYQESSVDRTQAWAQRCVLEHERLTAERVGKPYQALFGVVQGAQYEDLRRKAAHDLETITGETGRGFDGYGIGGALEKQNLGTITRWVNEELPEHKPRHMLGISEPDDFFTAIENGADTFDCVNPSRVARNAAIYVPTGRFNINTAKHRRDFTPIDENCDCYTCANYSRAYIHHLFKAKEMLASTLCTIHNERFTVKLVDDIRASIQQNRFHEFKDEFLGRFYSAKQR; translated from the coding sequence GTGAGCGCTCCGAACGACCCCTTCTTCAGCATCGACACCAGGCTCGAGGATCGGCTCGGCCGAACCGGGACGATTCATACCCCGCACGGCGACATCGCGACTCCCGCGTTCATTGCCGTCGGAACCAAGGCGACGGTCAAGGCTGTTCTGCCCGAGGCGATGAAGGAACTCGGCGCCCAGGCTGTCCTCGCGAATGCGTATCACCTGTATCTGCAGCCCGGCCCGGACATCGTCGACGAGGCGGGCGGACTGGGTGCGTTCATGAACTGGGACGGCCCGACGTTCACCGACAGCGGCGGCTTCCAGGTCATGTCGCTTGGAGTGGGTTTCAAGAAGGTCATTTCGATGGACGTCACCCGCGTCGAGTCGGACGACGTCATCGCCGCGGGCAAAGAGCGTCTTGCGCACGTCGACGACGACGGCGTCACCTTCAAATCTCACCTCGACGGTTCGAAGCACCGATTCACGCCCGAGGTGTCGATGCAGATCCAGCATCAACTCGGCGCGGACATCATGTTCGCGTTCGACGAGCTGACGACGCTGATGAACACCCGCGGCTACCAGGAATCGTCGGTCGACCGAACGCAGGCGTGGGCTCAGCGTTGCGTCCTCGAGCACGAGCGGCTGACGGCAGAACGCGTCGGGAAGCCGTATCAGGCGTTGTTCGGTGTGGTGCAGGGGGCGCAGTACGAGGACCTTCGACGCAAGGCTGCACACGATCTGGAGACGATCACCGGTGAGACCGGCCGTGGATTCGACGGCTACGGCATCGGCGGGGCACTCGAGAAGCAGAACCTCGGCACGATCACGCGTTGGGTGAACGAGGAACTGCCCGAACACAAACCGCGTCACATGCTCGGTATCAGCGAGCCCGACGATTTCTTCACGGCCATCGAGAACGGAGCCGACACGTTCGACTGTGTCAATCCGTCACGCGTGGCGCGAAACGCAGCGATCTACGTTCCGACGGGCCGGTTCAACATCAACACCGCCAAGCATCGTCGCGACTTCACCCCGATCGACGAGAACTGTGACTGCTACACCTGCGCGAACTACTCGAGGGCGTACATCCATCACCTGTTCAAAGCCAAGGAGATGTTGGCCTCGACGCTGTGCACCATCCACAACGAGCGCTTCACCGTCAAGCTCGTCGACGACATTCGAGCCTCGATCCAGCAGAACAGATTTCACGAGTTCAAGGACGAGTTTCTGGGTCGGTTCTATTCTGCAAAGCAGCGGTAA
- a CDS encoding LysR family transcriptional regulator produces the protein MPNNACAICKNADVPLGHPDHGRLPSADDLLILLAVGRTGRYNTAADDLGVNHTTISRRIAALEASLGGRVLAKSGTGWELTSRGKDALAAAESIDAAVRSLIGPSDQAEGVVRVSATDGFSAYVVAPAVAQVRRRHPGISVEIVATTRRASQQRSGMDVEIVVGEPQVHRAEAIKLGDYHLGLYASREYLRANGRPADIEDLQNYPLIYFIDSMLQVDDLDIAPGFAPSMRESVTSTNVFVHVEATRAAAGVGLLPCFMADRHDDLVRVLPDEVSVRLDYWLVSRAETLRRPEVAHVVDAIRTSATDQREALLGHVGHRPVNENT, from the coding sequence ATGCCCAACAACGCATGTGCAATCTGCAAGAATGCAGATGTGCCCCTCGGTCATCCCGATCACGGACGGTTGCCCAGCGCCGACGATCTCCTGATCCTCCTCGCGGTCGGCCGCACCGGCAGGTACAACACCGCTGCCGACGACTTGGGCGTCAACCACACCACGATTTCGAGGCGTATCGCCGCGTTGGAAGCAAGCCTCGGCGGTCGCGTGCTGGCGAAGTCGGGCACCGGGTGGGAACTGACCTCACGCGGCAAGGACGCGCTGGCCGCAGCCGAGAGCATCGACGCCGCAGTCCGCTCGCTCATCGGGCCGAGCGACCAGGCCGAAGGTGTCGTCCGCGTCTCGGCGACCGACGGATTCAGTGCGTACGTCGTCGCACCCGCCGTCGCCCAGGTCAGGCGTCGACATCCGGGTATTTCGGTGGAGATAGTCGCAACGACCAGGCGCGCATCACAGCAGAGATCGGGCATGGACGTCGAGATCGTCGTCGGCGAGCCACAGGTGCACAGGGCCGAGGCCATCAAACTCGGCGACTACCACCTGGGTCTCTATGCCTCGCGCGAGTATCTACGCGCCAATGGCCGGCCTGCAGATATCGAGGATCTGCAGAACTATCCGTTGATCTACTTCATCGATTCGATGCTTCAGGTCGACGATCTCGACATCGCGCCAGGGTTCGCGCCATCCATGCGCGAGTCGGTAACGTCCACCAACGTGTTCGTGCACGTCGAAGCCACTCGCGCAGCCGCAGGAGTGGGACTGCTCCCCTGCTTCATGGCTGATCGTCACGACGACCTCGTCCGGGTGCTGCCCGACGAGGTCTCCGTCCGTCTGGACTACTGGCTGGTCTCACGGGCGGAGACGCTGCGACGCCCGGAGGTGGCGCATGTCGTCGACGCCATCCGAACGTCCGCGACAGATCAGCGCGAAGCCCTGCTCGGCCATGTAGGTCACCGCCCCGTGAACGAAAATACATAG
- a CDS encoding ABC transporter ATP-binding protein, which translates to MLIPLLRTYLAPYKRPIAVLIALQLVATAASLYLPSLNADIIDNGVTRGDTNYILTTGGWMLLVSLVQIVCSVAAVLIGAKAAMGAGRDLRKAILHRVGTFSAREVGQFGAPSLITRNTNDVQQVQLLIVMGFTIVVMAPIMCIGGVVMALREDIGLSWILLIAVPGLAISMGLIVARMVPGFRSMQVRIDAVNRVLREQITGIRVVRAFVRERNEIDRFGVANDSLTEAALRVGRLMALMFPTVMMISNVTSVAVIWFGGHAINNGTMEIGALTALLSYIMLILMSVMMASFIAMMVPRASVCADRISEVLATESSVVLPIEPQPFRADPGIVELRNAEFSYPGAEFPVLCGVNFRAEPGKVTAIIGGTGSGKSTLINLIPRLIDVTAGQILVGGTDIRELDIDALRQEIGLIPQKPYLFSGTIGSNLRYGKSDATDEELWDALEIAQGAEFVRKMPEGLETEVSQGGTTVSGGQRQRLAIARALVRRPSIYLFDDSFSALDLTTDSNLRAALKPVMKDACMIVVAQRVSTIIDADQILVLDDGKPVGLGTHSELLATCPTYAEIVDSQHAVAAS; encoded by the coding sequence ATGCTGATCCCGCTTCTCAGGACGTACCTGGCCCCGTACAAACGGCCGATCGCAGTACTGATCGCTCTGCAGCTCGTGGCGACCGCAGCGTCGCTGTACCTGCCGAGTCTCAACGCCGACATCATCGACAACGGTGTGACGCGCGGCGACACGAACTACATCCTCACCACCGGCGGTTGGATGCTGCTGGTGTCGCTGGTGCAGATCGTGTGCTCGGTGGCGGCCGTACTCATCGGCGCGAAAGCCGCGATGGGCGCCGGACGCGACCTACGCAAAGCCATTCTGCATCGGGTCGGAACGTTCTCGGCACGTGAAGTCGGGCAATTCGGCGCGCCATCGCTGATCACCCGCAATACCAACGACGTTCAACAAGTTCAGCTTCTGATCGTCATGGGATTCACCATTGTCGTCATGGCGCCGATCATGTGTATCGGCGGTGTCGTGATGGCCCTGCGCGAGGACATCGGACTGTCCTGGATCCTGTTGATCGCGGTACCGGGCCTGGCCATCTCGATGGGGCTCATCGTTGCGAGAATGGTGCCCGGATTCAGGTCCATGCAGGTCCGAATCGACGCGGTCAATCGGGTTCTGCGCGAGCAGATCACCGGCATTCGCGTCGTTCGCGCATTCGTCCGCGAGCGCAACGAGATCGATCGATTCGGCGTCGCGAACGATTCGCTCACCGAGGCAGCGCTGCGCGTCGGCCGCTTGATGGCCTTGATGTTCCCGACGGTCATGATGATCTCCAACGTCACCAGCGTTGCAGTCATCTGGTTCGGCGGCCACGCGATCAACAACGGCACGATGGAAATCGGTGCGCTGACGGCACTTCTCAGCTACATCATGCTCATTCTGATGTCCGTGATGATGGCGTCGTTCATCGCGATGATGGTTCCGCGCGCGTCGGTGTGCGCCGATCGGATCAGTGAGGTGCTCGCAACGGAATCTTCGGTAGTACTCCCGATCGAGCCGCAGCCCTTCCGGGCCGATCCTGGCATCGTCGAACTCAGGAATGCCGAATTTTCCTATCCAGGAGCCGAGTTCCCGGTCCTGTGTGGTGTGAACTTCCGAGCCGAGCCAGGCAAGGTAACTGCGATCATCGGTGGAACCGGCTCCGGAAAGTCGACGCTGATCAATTTGATTCCGCGATTGATCGACGTCACCGCCGGCCAGATTCTCGTCGGAGGCACCGATATTCGCGAGCTCGACATCGACGCACTGCGACAGGAGATCGGGCTCATCCCGCAAAAGCCGTATCTGTTCTCGGGGACCATCGGTTCCAATCTCCGGTACGGCAAGTCCGATGCCACGGACGAAGAACTGTGGGACGCACTCGAGATCGCGCAGGGCGCGGAGTTCGTCCGCAAGATGCCCGAGGGCCTCGAGACCGAGGTCTCGCAAGGCGGCACCACGGTCTCGGGTGGTCAACGGCAGAGGCTCGCGATCGCGCGGGCGCTCGTGCGTCGACCGAGCATCTACCTGTTCGACGACTCGTTCTCCGCCCTCGATCTGACCACCGACTCGAATCTCCGTGCCGCGCTGAAGCCGGTCATGAAGGACGCCTGCATGATCGTTGTAGCCCAACGCGTCTCGACCATCATCGACGCCGACCAGATTCTCGTACTCGACGACGGCAAGCCGGTCGGGCTCGGCACACACAGCGAATTGCTCGCGACCTGCCCGACGTACGCGGAAATCGTCGACTCCCAGCACGCAGTAGCGGCGTCATGA
- a CDS encoding ABC transporter ATP-binding protein, translated as MTRPGPGAAPAAGVPGTKAQNFKPSLKRLLGLLRPERALLGTMLVFALASVVLSVAAPNILGHATNLIFNGVIGKQLEPGQSKQEAVEQLRAGGQGTFADLVNGMDVTPGVGIDFTAVGNVLLFVLALYLVSAALAWAQGYILNIALQRTVRNLRASVERKVHRLPLKYFDSHTRGELLSRVTNDVDNVSTSLQQTLSQLITAVLTVVGILGMMIWISPLLALVAVLTVPASFAVTAVIAKRSQPHFVNQWKYTGKLNGQIEETYTGHELVKAFGRQREVEREFGERNDKLFESSFRAQFISGMIMPAIMFLGNVNYVIIAVVGGLRVASGTLSLGEVQAFIQYSRQFTQPLTQVGSMVNLVQSGVASAERIFALLDADDEDADPVKPAIPATNHGRVAFENVSFRYREDQPLIEDLSLVAEPGHLVAIVGPTGAGKTTLVNLIMRFYDIDSGRITVDGVETRDMTRDELRERTGMVLQDTWLFGGTIRDNIAYGDPNASEEEILEAARVSYVDKFVHSLPDGYDTIIDEEGNNVSAGEKQLITIARAFLSKPLILILDEATSSVDTRTELLVQKATAALRSDRTSFVIAHRLSTIRDADLIVVMEDGHIVEQGDHDSLVGAGGAYHRLYSSQFS; from the coding sequence ATGACGCGTCCAGGGCCAGGTGCCGCGCCGGCCGCGGGAGTTCCGGGCACGAAGGCGCAGAACTTCAAGCCGTCGTTGAAGAGGCTTCTCGGACTGTTGCGGCCCGAAAGGGCACTGCTGGGAACGATGCTGGTGTTCGCGCTCGCCAGCGTCGTGCTCTCCGTCGCGGCACCGAACATCCTGGGACACGCCACCAACCTCATCTTCAACGGTGTCATCGGAAAGCAGTTGGAGCCGGGACAGTCGAAGCAGGAGGCCGTCGAGCAGCTTCGGGCCGGAGGGCAGGGCACGTTCGCGGATCTGGTGAACGGCATGGACGTCACGCCGGGCGTCGGAATCGATTTCACGGCCGTCGGAAACGTCCTGCTGTTCGTGCTGGCGCTCTACCTCGTCTCCGCGGCGCTTGCATGGGCACAGGGATACATCCTGAACATCGCGTTGCAGCGGACCGTTCGTAACCTCCGCGCGAGCGTGGAACGCAAGGTTCACCGGCTTCCACTGAAGTACTTCGACTCCCACACCCGCGGCGAGTTGCTCAGCCGAGTGACCAACGACGTCGACAACGTCTCGACGAGTCTGCAGCAGACTTTGAGCCAGTTGATCACCGCCGTGCTGACGGTGGTGGGCATTCTCGGCATGATGATCTGGATTTCGCCGTTGCTCGCTCTCGTTGCAGTGCTGACGGTTCCGGCATCGTTCGCGGTGACAGCCGTGATCGCAAAGCGTTCGCAACCGCACTTCGTCAACCAGTGGAAGTACACCGGAAAGCTCAACGGTCAGATCGAAGAGACCTACACCGGCCACGAACTCGTCAAGGCATTCGGGCGTCAGCGGGAAGTGGAACGAGAATTCGGCGAGCGCAACGACAAGCTCTTCGAATCCAGCTTCCGCGCGCAATTCATTTCCGGAATGATCATGCCCGCCATCATGTTTCTCGGCAACGTCAACTACGTGATCATCGCCGTTGTCGGCGGGCTGCGAGTTGCATCCGGCACGCTCAGTCTCGGAGAAGTGCAGGCGTTCATCCAGTACTCGCGTCAGTTCACGCAGCCGCTGACCCAGGTGGGGTCGATGGTCAACCTCGTGCAATCCGGCGTCGCATCGGCCGAGCGCATCTTCGCCCTGCTCGACGCCGACGACGAGGACGCAGATCCGGTCAAGCCTGCAATCCCAGCGACGAACCACGGCCGCGTCGCGTTCGAGAACGTGTCGTTCCGGTACCGCGAGGACCAGCCGCTGATCGAGGACCTTTCGCTGGTCGCAGAACCAGGCCATCTCGTCGCCATCGTCGGTCCGACCGGTGCCGGCAAGACCACCCTGGTCAACCTGATCATGCGGTTCTACGACATCGACTCCGGACGCATCACCGTCGACGGTGTGGAGACGCGGGATATGACGCGCGACGAGCTCCGCGAGCGGACCGGCATGGTTCTGCAGGACACCTGGCTGTTCGGCGGAACCATCCGCGACAACATCGCATACGGGGACCCGAACGCTTCCGAGGAAGAGATTCTCGAAGCCGCACGGGTCAGCTACGTCGACAAGTTCGTCCATTCGCTGCCCGACGGTTACGACACGATCATCGACGAAGAGGGCAACAACGTCAGCGCCGGTGAGAAGCAGCTCATCACGATCGCGCGTGCGTTCTTGTCCAAGCCGCTGATCCTGATCCTCGACGAGGCCACCAGCTCCGTCGACACTCGCACCGAGCTGCTCGTGCAGAAGGCAACGGCTGCTCTGCGCAGCGATCGAACCAGTTTCGTCATCGCCCACAGGCTCTCCACCATCCGCGACGCCGACCTCATCGTCGTCATGGAGGACGGCCACATCGTCGAGCAGGGGGATCACGACTCCCTCGTCGGCGCGGGCGGTGCGTATCACCGGCTGTATTCGTCGCAGTTCAGCTAG
- a CDS encoding 3-hydroxybutyrate dehydrogenase → MTDLSGRSALVTGGASGIGAACARELASRGAKVTIADVDEVAAKELASELHGEAWAVDLLDVAGLERLDLDTDILVNNAGIQTVSAIVDFDPAAFRRIQTLMVEAPFLLIRAALPGMYARGFGRILNISSVHGLRASEYKVAYVTAKHALEGLSKVTALESGAHGVTSNCVNPGYVRTPLVEKQIKDQAAAHGIDEDQVLEQVMLTESAIKRLVEPAEVGSLVGWLASADAGMVTGASYTMDGGWSAR, encoded by the coding sequence ATGACCGATCTGTCCGGACGGTCCGCGCTGGTCACCGGCGGAGCTTCGGGGATCGGGGCCGCATGCGCTCGTGAACTGGCCTCGCGCGGAGCGAAGGTCACCATCGCCGACGTCGACGAGGTGGCCGCCAAAGAATTGGCGTCCGAACTGCACGGTGAGGCGTGGGCAGTCGATCTCCTGGACGTGGCGGGGTTGGAGAGGTTGGACCTCGATACCGACATCCTTGTCAACAACGCTGGGATTCAAACTGTTTCGGCGATTGTGGATTTCGACCCGGCGGCGTTCCGTCGTATTCAGACGCTGATGGTCGAAGCGCCCTTTCTTCTGATCCGAGCAGCGTTGCCTGGTATGTACGCTCGCGGATTCGGCAGGATTCTGAATATCTCGTCGGTGCACGGACTGCGTGCCTCCGAGTACAAGGTGGCCTACGTGACCGCCAAGCATGCCCTCGAAGGCCTGTCCAAGGTGACAGCCCTGGAAAGTGGTGCCCACGGCGTCACCAGCAACTGCGTCAATCCGGGCTACGTCCGAACACCGTTGGTGGAGAAGCAGATCAAAGATCAGGCCGCCGCACACGGGATCGACGAAGACCAGGTTCTCGAGCAGGTCATGCTGACCGAGAGTGCCATCAAGCGGCTGGTCGAGCCGGCCGAAGTCGGCTCGCTCGTCGGGTGGCTGGCGTCGGCGGATGCAGGCATGGTCACGGGCGCGTCGTACACGATGGACGGTGGTTGGTCGGCGCGGTGA
- the gluQRS gene encoding tRNA glutamyl-Q(34) synthetase GluQRS has protein sequence MDFRTRGAGRFAPSPSGDLHLGNLRTALLAWLFARSTGRQFLMRVEDLDRVRAGAEARQLADLSAIGLDWDGPVVRQSERTALYDDAIARLTAASLTYECFCTRREILEAASAPHAPDGAYPGTCRNLTAAERAGKARPPALRLRAEVTEFSIDDDVLGRFHGQVDDFVLRRVDGVPAYNLAVVVDDGAQGIDQVVRGDDLLTSSPRQAYLASLLELPTPTYAHVPLALNSQGKRLAKRDGAVTLEDQAAMGLGPLDVLGILARSLELAREGEPVTPDDLLARWDPISLPRTPWVFET, from the coding sequence ATGGATTTTCGTACACGTGGGGCCGGCAGATTCGCCCCGAGCCCATCCGGCGACCTCCACCTCGGAAATCTGCGGACTGCCCTGCTCGCCTGGCTGTTCGCCCGATCGACCGGCCGACAATTCCTGATGCGCGTGGAAGACCTCGACCGGGTTCGAGCGGGCGCGGAGGCCAGGCAGCTTGCCGACCTGAGTGCCATCGGCCTCGACTGGGACGGCCCCGTCGTCCGCCAGTCCGAGCGAACAGCACTGTACGACGACGCCATCGCCCGCCTCACCGCAGCGTCACTGACCTACGAGTGCTTCTGCACGCGTCGGGAAATTCTGGAGGCCGCGTCTGCGCCACACGCCCCTGACGGCGCTTACCCCGGCACCTGCCGGAACCTGACGGCCGCCGAACGCGCTGGAAAAGCACGACCTCCCGCGCTGAGGCTGCGCGCCGAAGTGACCGAATTCTCGATCGACGACGACGTACTCGGCAGATTTCACGGCCAGGTCGACGATTTCGTCCTCCGGCGGGTCGACGGCGTGCCCGCCTACAACCTCGCGGTGGTCGTCGACGACGGTGCGCAGGGCATAGATCAGGTCGTGCGTGGCGACGACCTGCTCACCTCGTCCCCACGTCAGGCATATCTCGCGTCGTTGCTCGAATTACCAACGCCCACCTACGCACACGTGCCCCTCGCGCTCAACTCCCAAGGCAAAAGATTGGCCAAACGCGACGGGGCTGTGACGCTGGAAGACCAGGCTGCCATGGGTCTCGGGCCTCTCGACGTGCTCGGGATACTCGCGCGATCGTTGGAGCTGGCACGAGAAGGCGAACCTGTCACTCCTGACGACCTGCTCGCGCGCTGGGACCCCATTTCATTACCGCGCACACCCTGGGTCTTCGAGACATAA
- a CDS encoding MerR family transcriptional regulator: MEYRIDDLAHAAGTTTRNVRAYRERGLLPPPHKRGRVGIYDDKHLARLRLIDILLQRGFTTSHISDFIVGWENGKDLAEVLGLQNAVTEQWSRDDSVEIPLTLVDEYLGDSDQLTRLQALGLARIEGESCVFTDPELLRGFSSLTEYGFTIGQLIDVHERIHAAVDGIAKDMIGTAKKHIVDEHGDGWLPGEDEVGVTADMLMKMRSLAVHSVAATLARTLDDNLQRELGDYLTAALQNRTDPETRP, translated from the coding sequence GTGGAGTATCGGATCGACGATCTTGCCCATGCCGCCGGTACGACCACCCGCAATGTTCGCGCTTACCGTGAGCGGGGTCTGCTTCCCCCTCCGCACAAGCGGGGACGCGTCGGGATCTACGACGACAAACACCTGGCGCGTCTGAGATTGATCGACATACTTCTCCAGCGCGGATTCACGACGTCGCACATCAGCGATTTCATCGTCGGCTGGGAGAACGGCAAAGACCTCGCCGAGGTACTCGGGTTGCAGAATGCGGTCACCGAGCAATGGTCACGCGACGATTCGGTCGAGATTCCACTGACACTGGTCGACGAATACCTCGGCGACAGTGATCAATTGACGCGCCTGCAGGCCCTAGGCCTTGCTCGTATCGAGGGCGAGTCCTGTGTCTTCACCGATCCTGAACTGCTCCGCGGCTTTTCGTCGTTGACCGAGTACGGCTTCACCATCGGCCAGCTCATCGACGTGCACGAACGCATTCACGCCGCTGTCGACGGCATCGCCAAGGACATGATCGGGACCGCGAAGAAGCACATCGTCGACGAGCACGGTGACGGGTGGTTGCCCGGCGAGGACGAGGTCGGCGTCACCGCGGACATGCTCATGAAGATGCGTTCGCTGGCAGTACATTCCGTCGCTGCGACCCTCGCCCGCACCCTGGACGACAATCTTCAGCGAGAACTCGGGGACTACCTTACCGCTGCTTTGCAGAATAGAACCGACCCAGAAACTCGTCCTTGA